The following coding sequences lie in one Nitratireductor mangrovi genomic window:
- a CDS encoding DMT family transporter: MDQIARPGARTRHDTYATGGQKLLGHLAMLSFAALVAGSFSMGGLAAPHVGPAAINAARFLLGTSIMGVVAFIFLRGRIPPPRAPWRFLILGALMALFFITMFVALQFTDPVSTGAVFTLMPLMSAGFGYLFLGQVPRPVVIVSLVVAAAGAVWVIFRGDPDAILAFDIGRGETIFLFGCAGHAAYAPLVRKLNRGEPVLAFTFWTLFATGLLIAAYGVREILGTAWLDLPAVVWIAVVYLAIFTTAGTFFLLQFATLRLPASKVLAYGYLTPSFVILYEGLLGHGWVSASVAAGAAVTVLALAVVAFSRDG; this comes from the coding sequence TTGGACCAGATCGCACGGCCCGGCGCGCGTACGCGCCACGACACCTACGCCACCGGCGGCCAGAAACTTCTGGGACATCTGGCCATGCTTTCCTTTGCCGCGCTCGTGGCCGGATCGTTCTCGATGGGCGGGCTTGCGGCGCCGCATGTCGGCCCGGCCGCCATCAATGCCGCCCGGTTCCTGCTTGGCACGTCGATCATGGGCGTGGTCGCATTCATCTTTCTGCGCGGCCGCATTCCGCCGCCGCGCGCGCCGTGGCGGTTCCTGATACTCGGCGCGCTGATGGCGCTGTTCTTCATCACCATGTTCGTCGCACTGCAATTCACCGACCCGGTCTCGACCGGCGCGGTGTTCACGCTGATGCCGCTGATGAGCGCCGGCTTCGGATACCTGTTCCTCGGGCAGGTGCCGCGCCCGGTCGTGATCGTCAGCCTCGTCGTGGCGGCGGCAGGCGCGGTCTGGGTCATCTTCCGAGGCGATCCGGATGCGATCCTGGCCTTCGACATCGGCCGTGGCGAGACGATCTTTCTGTTCGGCTGCGCCGGTCATGCCGCCTATGCTCCGCTGGTCCGCAAGCTCAACCGTGGCGAACCGGTGCTCGCCTTCACCTTCTGGACCCTGTTTGCCACCGGGCTCCTGATCGCGGCCTATGGCGTGCGCGAGATCCTCGGCACGGCCTGGCTCGACCTGCCGGCCGTGGTCTGGATCGCGGTCGTCTATCTTGCCATCTTCACGACTGCCGGCACCTTCTTCCTGCTGCAGTTCGCCACGCTTCGCCTGCCGGCCTCGAAGGTGCTTGCCTATGGCTACCTGACGCCAAGCTTCGTCATTCTCTACGAGGGCCTGCTCGGGCACGGCTGGGTCAGCGCGAGCGTCGCGGCGGGCGCTGCGGTCACCGTGCTGGCGCTGGCCGTGGTGGCGTTTTCGCGCGACGGTTGA
- a CDS encoding DUF411 domain-containing protein, whose product MPRKHRFLGLAFTAFTLMTTAALAGGSIHVLKSASCGCCVAWMKHMSESGFAVTAENVPMADLMSAKTDAGLPADQASCHTARIDGYVIEGHVPATDVKRLLAERPDAIGLAVPGMPYGSPGMGEPGPDADPYDVNLVRRGGTIETFASYR is encoded by the coding sequence ATGCCCCGCAAACACCGGTTCCTCGGCCTCGCCTTCACCGCATTCACGCTAATGACCACGGCCGCGCTGGCGGGCGGCTCTATCCATGTGCTGAAGTCGGCCAGTTGCGGGTGTTGCGTCGCCTGGATGAAGCATATGTCCGAGAGCGGCTTCGCAGTCACCGCCGAGAACGTGCCGATGGCAGACCTGATGAGCGCCAAGACGGACGCTGGTTTGCCCGCCGACCAGGCATCCTGCCACACCGCGCGCATCGACGGCTATGTCATAGAGGGCCACGTCCCGGCCACCGACGTGAAGCGCCTGCTGGCCGAGCGGCCCGACGCGATCGGCCTCGCCGTGCCGGGCATGCCTTACGGGTCGCCGGGCATGGGTGAGCCCGGCCCCGACGCCGACCCTTACGACGTCAACCTCGTCCGCCGCGGCGGAACGATCGAAACCTTCGCCAGTTACCGCTGA
- a CDS encoding contact-dependent growth inhibition system immunity protein — protein sequence MSKREQMSGQKTINQLLGWQDGEPPFETPLAEKCETALATPIDELSIGQLRLLISQNLGTELLIDRVADILEENPMTAATFLQATC from the coding sequence GTGTCGAAACGGGAACAGATGTCTGGCCAAAAGACCATAAATCAGCTTCTGGGATGGCAGGACGGGGAACCGCCTTTCGAAACGCCGCTCGCGGAGAAGTGCGAGACCGCGCTGGCAACGCCAATCGACGAACTCAGCATTGGGCAGTTGCGCCTCCTGATCAGCCAAAACCTGGGCACCGAACTGCTCATCGACCGCGTGGCCGACATTCTGGAAGAGAATCCGATGACTGCGGCAACCTTCTTGCAGGCGACCTGCTGA
- a CDS encoding c-type cytochrome, translating to MTPTRKAALALAGLIALAGAAIAHQGASGVVKERMEAMKDMAGRMKVIAGMIGGERGFDAQAVASAAEQVAFKARRLDKQFPEGSDHPPSEARPEIWSDWDRFSELASELESKASRLGVAAGTATAAADIDVPFRAVAATCKGCHQRFRLDD from the coding sequence TTGACACCCACTCGAAAGGCTGCTCTTGCCCTTGCGGGCCTGATTGCCCTCGCCGGCGCCGCCATTGCCCATCAGGGCGCCTCCGGCGTTGTCAAGGAGCGCATGGAAGCGATGAAGGATATGGCCGGCCGCATGAAAGTGATCGCGGGCATGATCGGCGGCGAGCGCGGTTTTGACGCGCAGGCGGTCGCCAGCGCGGCCGAACAGGTGGCGTTCAAGGCGCGGCGACTCGACAAGCAGTTTCCCGAAGGATCCGACCATCCACCGAGCGAGGCGCGCCCGGAGATATGGAGCGATTGGGACCGTTTCTCGGAGCTTGCCTCCGAACTTGAAAGCAAGGCGAGCCGCCTTGGCGTCGCCGCCGGCACCGCAACGGCGGCGGCCGACATCGACGTTCCGTTTCGCGCCGTGGCAGCAACGTGCAAAGGCTGCCATCAGCGGTTTCGACTGGACGACTAG
- the preA gene encoding NAD-dependent dihydropyrimidine dehydrogenase subunit PreA: MADIRNNFVGIKSPNPFWLASAPPTDKEYNVVRAFRAGWGGVVWKTLGEDPHIVNVNGPRYGAIWSGDRRLLGLNNIELITDRPLQTNLREIKKVKKEWPDRAMIVSLMVPCEEENWKSILKLVEETEADGIELNFGCPHGMSERGMGSAVGQVPEYIEMVVRWCKQNTRMPVITKLTPNITDIRRPARAAKAGGTDAVSLINTINSITSVNLDTFSPEPSIDGKGSHGGYCGPAVKPIALNMVAEIARDAETAGLPISGIGGITTWRDAAEFLALGAGNVQVCTAAMTYGFKVVEEMIEGLKNWMDAKGHATLDDVVGRAAPNVTDWQYLNLNYVSKARIDQDKCIQCGRCHIACEDTSHQAITAIVDGKRRFEVIEEECVGCNLCVNVCPVEGCIDMVALEAGAIDKRTGAKVEPTYANWTTHPNNPMAKVAAE, translated from the coding sequence ATGGCAGACATCCGCAACAATTTCGTCGGCATCAAGTCGCCCAATCCGTTCTGGCTCGCCTCGGCGCCGCCGACCGACAAGGAGTACAACGTCGTGCGCGCCTTCCGCGCCGGCTGGGGCGGGGTGGTGTGGAAGACGCTTGGCGAGGACCCGCACATCGTCAACGTCAACGGTCCGCGTTACGGTGCGATCTGGAGTGGCGACCGGCGCCTGCTGGGCCTCAACAACATCGAACTCATCACCGACCGGCCGCTGCAGACCAATCTGCGCGAGATCAAGAAGGTCAAGAAGGAGTGGCCGGACCGGGCGATGATCGTGTCGCTGATGGTGCCGTGCGAGGAAGAGAACTGGAAGTCGATCCTGAAGCTGGTCGAGGAGACCGAGGCCGACGGCATCGAGCTCAATTTCGGTTGCCCGCACGGCATGTCGGAGCGCGGCATGGGCTCGGCAGTGGGCCAGGTGCCGGAATATATCGAGATGGTGGTGCGCTGGTGCAAGCAGAACACGCGCATGCCGGTGATCACCAAGCTGACACCGAACATCACCGACATCCGCCGCCCGGCGCGCGCCGCCAAGGCCGGCGGCACCGACGCAGTGTCGCTGATCAACACCATCAATTCGATCACCAGCGTCAATCTCGACACCTTCTCGCCGGAGCCCTCGATCGACGGCAAGGGCTCGCATGGCGGCTATTGCGGCCCGGCAGTAAAGCCGATCGCGCTCAACATGGTCGCCGAGATCGCTCGTGACGCCGAGACGGCGGGGCTGCCGATCTCCGGCATCGGCGGCATCACCACCTGGCGCGACGCGGCCGAATTCCTGGCGCTGGGCGCGGGCAATGTGCAGGTCTGCACGGCTGCGATGACCTACGGCTTCAAGGTCGTCGAGGAGATGATCGAGGGACTGAAGAACTGGATGGATGCCAAGGGCCACGCAACCCTCGACGATGTCGTCGGGCGCGCCGCGCCGAACGTCACCGACTGGCAGTATCTCAATCTCAACTATGTCAGCAAGGCACGCATCGACCAGGACAAGTGCATCCAGTGCGGTCGCTGTCACATCGCCTGCGAGGACACCTCGCACCAGGCGATCACGGCGATCGTCGACGGCAAACGCCGCTTCGAGGTGATCGAGGAGGAATGCGTGGGCTGCAATCTTTGCGTCAATGTCTGCCCGGTCGAGGGTTGCATCGACATGGTGGCGCTGGAGGCCGGCGCGATCGACAAGCGGACCGGGGCCAAGGTCGAGCCGACCTACGCCAACTGGACCACGCATCCCAACAATCCGATGGCCAAGGTGGCGGCGGAGTAG
- a CDS encoding RrF2 family transcriptional regulator, with amino-acid sequence MKISEGVEAAIHCAAVLAGIEKGTTLPASALAELHGLSPTYLVKHLKQLVAAKLLESVPGPHGGYRLAKKPSAISLLDIVLAVEGPKPAFRCAEIRQRGPGALEPEAYVKPCGINAAMLRAERAWRAALAAEKLSDVIAGYEESADPRAVAFNCAFLARHQRPQG; translated from the coding sequence ATGAAGATCAGCGAAGGCGTCGAGGCGGCGATCCACTGCGCGGCAGTGCTGGCCGGGATCGAGAAGGGCACGACGTTGCCGGCTTCTGCGCTTGCCGAACTCCACGGCTTGTCGCCGACCTACCTCGTCAAGCATCTGAAGCAACTGGTGGCGGCCAAGCTGCTGGAGTCGGTTCCCGGTCCGCATGGCGGCTACCGACTCGCGAAGAAACCTTCGGCGATCTCGCTGCTCGACATCGTGCTGGCGGTCGAGGGGCCGAAGCCTGCCTTCCGCTGCGCCGAAATCCGCCAGCGTGGACCGGGCGCGCTGGAGCCGGAGGCCTATGTCAAACCCTGCGGCATCAATGCGGCGATGCTGCGCGCCGAGCGAGCCTGGCGCGCTGCACTTGCCGCGGAGAAGCTTTCCGACGTCATTGCCGGTTACGAAGAAAGCGCCGATCCGCGCGCCGTCGCCTTCAACTGCGCCTTCCTTGCCCGCCACCAGCGGCCGCAAGGCTGA
- a CDS encoding aspartate aminotransferase family protein: protein MSNRLNVAPNDLSAFWMPFTANRQFKQAPRMLVGAKDMHYTTSDGRQVLDGTAGLWCVNAGHCRPKITEAIQRQAAELDYAPAFQMGHPIVFELANRLVDIAPEGMDHVFFTNSGSESVDTALKIALAYHRAKGEGSRFRLVGRERGYHGVNFGGISVGGIVANRKMFGSLLTGVDHLPHTHLPAKNKFVRGEPEHGADLADELERIVALHDASTVAAVIVEPVAGSTGVLIPPKGYLKRLREICDKHGILLIFDEVITGFGRLGAPFAADYFDVVPDIITTAKGVTNGVIPMGAVFVKKEIHDAFMNGPEHVIEFFHGYTYSGNPIASAAALATLDTYKEEGLLTRAAEIGAHWEEALHSLKDAPHVIDVRNIGLVGAIELEPIAGQPTKRAFSAFVKAFERGALIRTTGDIIALSPPLIITKGQIDELVDHVREVLSMVD from the coding sequence ATGTCCAACAGACTGAATGTGGCTCCGAACGATCTCTCCGCGTTCTGGATGCCGTTCACCGCGAACCGCCAGTTCAAGCAGGCGCCGCGTATGCTCGTGGGTGCGAAGGATATGCACTACACGACCTCCGACGGCCGCCAGGTCCTCGACGGCACCGCAGGCCTGTGGTGCGTCAACGCCGGCCACTGCCGGCCGAAGATCACCGAGGCGATCCAGCGCCAGGCGGCCGAACTCGATTATGCTCCAGCCTTCCAGATGGGCCATCCGATCGTGTTCGAACTGGCCAACCGCCTGGTCGACATCGCTCCCGAAGGCATGGACCATGTCTTCTTCACCAATTCTGGCTCCGAGTCCGTCGACACGGCGCTGAAGATCGCGCTCGCCTATCACCGCGCCAAGGGCGAGGGCTCGCGATTCCGCCTGGTCGGGCGCGAGCGCGGCTATCACGGCGTCAATTTCGGCGGCATCTCGGTGGGCGGCATCGTCGCCAACCGCAAGATGTTCGGCTCGCTCCTGACCGGCGTCGACCATCTGCCGCACACCCATCTGCCGGCCAAGAACAAGTTCGTGCGCGGCGAGCCGGAGCATGGCGCCGACCTCGCCGACGAACTGGAGCGCATCGTGGCGCTGCATGACGCTTCCACCGTCGCGGCAGTGATCGTCGAGCCCGTGGCGGGTTCGACCGGCGTCCTGATCCCGCCGAAGGGGTATCTGAAGCGCCTGCGCGAGATCTGCGACAAGCACGGTATCCTGCTGATCTTCGACGAGGTCATCACCGGTTTCGGGCGGCTCGGCGCGCCTTTCGCGGCCGACTATTTCGACGTCGTGCCGGACATCATCACCACCGCGAAGGGCGTCACCAACGGGGTCATCCCTATGGGTGCGGTGTTCGTGAAGAAGGAAATCCACGACGCCTTCATGAACGGGCCGGAGCATGTGATCGAGTTCTTCCACGGCTACACCTATTCCGGAAACCCGATCGCCTCGGCGGCGGCACTCGCCACCCTCGACACCTACAAGGAGGAGGGGCTCCTGACGCGGGCGGCCGAGATCGGCGCGCATTGGGAGGAGGCGCTGCATTCGCTCAAGGATGCGCCGCACGTGATCGACGTGCGCAATATCGGCCTCGTCGGCGCGATCGAACTGGAGCCAATCGCCGGCCAGCCGACCAAGCGGGCGTTCTCTGCCTTCGTCAAGGCATTCGAGCGCGGCGCGCTGATCCGCACCACCGGTGACATCATCGCGCTGTCGCCGCCGCTCATCATCACCAAGGGCCAGATCGACGAACTCGTCGACCATGTGCGCGAGGTGCTTTCCATGGTGGATTGA
- a CDS encoding DoxX family protein, with protein sequence MPAEFLPALEVAGRLLLGGVFVFAGWRNIGAFATLVPLIGARGMPMPKLMLSVAIALQVIAGVLVIAGVWLAPAAIALIGFLIVATLLFHNFWDHQGLDRVNRINGLTSNVALIGSFLLVMVVAN encoded by the coding sequence ATGCCGGCCGAATTTCTTCCCGCACTCGAAGTGGCAGGGCGGCTGCTGCTTGGCGGTGTCTTCGTCTTTGCCGGTTGGCGCAACATCGGCGCGTTTGCAACGCTTGTGCCGCTGATCGGCGCGCGCGGCATGCCCATGCCGAAGCTCATGCTTTCGGTGGCGATAGCGCTCCAGGTGATCGCCGGGGTGCTGGTGATCGCCGGTGTATGGCTGGCACCGGCCGCGATCGCACTGATCGGTTTCCTGATCGTCGCGACCCTCCTGTTCCACAATTTCTGGGATCATCAGGGCCTCGACCGCGTCAACCGTATCAACGGTCTGACCAGCAATGTCGCGCTGATCGGCTCCTTCCTGCTCGTCATGGTGGTCGCCAACTGA
- a CDS encoding EthD family reductase, giving the protein MAKLVALYRMPKDTEAFDRYYYGTHVPIARLVPGLKKYDVSNGPVASPTGASDYHLVATLYFDSIADIHAGLASAEGQAAAADLANFADGGVELLMFDTHEV; this is encoded by the coding sequence ATGGCCAAACTTGTTGCGCTTTACAGGATGCCTAAGGATACCGAAGCCTTCGACCGCTACTATTACGGCACCCACGTGCCCATCGCCAGATTGGTACCGGGCCTGAAGAAATACGACGTCAGCAACGGGCCCGTCGCCTCGCCGACCGGCGCGTCGGACTACCACCTGGTCGCCACGCTTTATTTCGACAGCATCGCCGACATTCACGCCGGGCTCGCATCAGCAGAAGGCCAGGCCGCGGCGGCCGATCTGGCAAACTTCGCCGACGGCGGCGTCGAGTTGCTGATGTTCGACACCCACGAGGTCTGA
- a CDS encoding carboxymuconolactone decarboxylase family protein has translation MQPRLDFFAAEPKIMKAVLALNHAAETSGLERSLVHLVKLRASQINGCSYCVDMHSREARKDGETEQRVYLVAAWRESPLFSERERAAFAWTEKLTRLADGPVPDELFDEASSQFSAEEMVKLTVLIGMINIWNRLCVGFHAIHPVAEESRAA, from the coding sequence ATGCAACCGCGTCTCGACTTCTTCGCTGCCGAGCCGAAGATCATGAAGGCCGTGCTGGCGCTCAACCACGCCGCCGAAACCTCCGGGCTCGAAAGGAGCCTTGTCCATCTCGTCAAGCTGCGGGCTTCGCAGATCAACGGCTGCTCCTATTGTGTCGACATGCACAGCCGCGAGGCGCGCAAGGATGGCGAGACCGAGCAGCGCGTTTACCTCGTTGCGGCCTGGCGTGAATCGCCGCTGTTTTCCGAGCGCGAGCGGGCCGCCTTTGCCTGGACGGAGAAGCTGACCCGGCTGGCTGATGGTCCCGTGCCCGACGAACTCTTTGATGAAGCCAGCAGCCAGTTCTCTGCCGAGGAAATGGTCAAGCTGACCGTGCTGATCGGCATGATCAACATCTGGAACCGGCTCTGCGTCGGTTTCCATGCCATCCATCCGGTCGCCGAGGAAAGCCGCGCCGCCTGA
- a CDS encoding Zn-dependent hydrolase: protein MAAPGENLRINPDRLWDSIHEMAEIGPGVAGGNNRQTLTDEDGEGRALFKRWCEAAGLEMGLDKMGTMFARREGTDPDALPVYVGSHLDTQPTGGRYDGVLGVLGGLEVIRTLNDLGIKTKHPIVVTNWTNEEGTRFAPAMLASGVFAGQHELDWAYARQDAKGKTFGDELKRIGWLGEEEVGARKMHAFFELHIEQGPILEAEGKDIGVVTHGQGLWWLQVTLTGKDSHTGSTPMPMRKNAGLGMARITELVHEIAMSHQPAAVGAIGHCDVYPNSRNVIPGKVVFTIDFRSPDQRTLDAMKARLEAEAPKIAEELGLGIEIEAVGHFDPVTFDENCVKAVREAAERLGYSHRDIVSGAGHDACWINRVAPTAMVMCPCVDGLSHNEAEEISKEWAAAGADVLFHAVVETAGIVE from the coding sequence ATGGCCGCACCCGGCGAAAATCTCCGCATCAACCCGGACCGCCTGTGGGATTCGATCCACGAAATGGCGGAGATCGGTCCGGGCGTTGCCGGCGGCAACAACCGGCAGACGCTGACGGACGAGGACGGCGAGGGCAGGGCGCTGTTCAAGCGATGGTGCGAGGCGGCGGGGCTCGAAATGGGCCTCGACAAGATGGGCACCATGTTCGCACGCCGCGAGGGCACCGACCCCGACGCCCTGCCGGTCTATGTCGGCTCGCATCTCGACACCCAGCCGACCGGCGGGCGCTATGACGGCGTGCTCGGGGTGCTCGGCGGGCTGGAGGTGATCCGTACCCTCAACGATCTCGGCATCAAGACGAAACACCCGATCGTGGTCACCAACTGGACCAACGAGGAAGGCACGCGTTTTGCGCCGGCGATGCTGGCCTCCGGCGTGTTCGCCGGCCAGCACGAGCTCGACTGGGCCTATGCGCGCCAGGACGCCAAGGGCAAGACCTTCGGCGACGAACTGAAGCGGATCGGCTGGCTGGGCGAGGAGGAGGTTGGCGCGCGCAAGATGCACGCCTTTTTCGAGCTCCATATCGAGCAGGGCCCCATCCTCGAGGCTGAGGGCAAGGATATCGGCGTGGTCACGCACGGCCAGGGGCTGTGGTGGCTGCAGGTGACGCTGACCGGCAAGGATTCGCACACTGGCTCGACGCCGATGCCGATGCGCAAGAACGCCGGCCTCGGCATGGCGCGTATCACCGAACTGGTGCACGAGATCGCCATGAGCCACCAGCCGGCAGCGGTCGGCGCCATCGGCCATTGCGACGTCTATCCGAATTCGCGCAACGTCATTCCGGGCAAGGTGGTGTTCACCATCGATTTCCGCTCGCCCGACCAGAGGACGCTCGACGCCATGAAGGCGCGGCTGGAGGCCGAGGCGCCGAAGATCGCCGAGGAACTAGGGCTCGGAATCGAGATAGAGGCGGTCGGCCATTTCGATCCGGTCACCTTCGACGAGAACTGCGTCAAAGCGGTGCGTGAGGCGGCGGAGAGACTCGGCTATTCGCATCGCGACATCGTGTCGGGCGCCGGCCACGACGCCTGCTGGATCAACCGCGTGGCGCCGACGGCGATGGTGATGTGCCCCTGCGTCGACGGGCTGTCGCACAACGAGGCCGAGGAAATCTCCAAGGAATGGGCCGCGGCCGGCGCCGACGTGCTTTTCCACGCGGTGGTGGAGACGGCGGGGATCGTGGAGTGA
- a CDS encoding rhodanese-like domain-containing protein — MSKEPENWSPKQVHEALGNGEIVLIDVRTPQEYLLEHIEGALLFPMADFRPEHLPLQQGKRIVLHCGSGARSRKVGQKCLAAGMEKMAHMEGGFGAWKEEQLPYIGTDMASGAPKKMPA; from the coding sequence ATGTCAAAAGAACCGGAAAACTGGTCGCCCAAACAGGTGCACGAGGCCCTGGGCAACGGTGAAATCGTGCTGATCGATGTGCGGACCCCGCAGGAGTATCTGCTGGAACATATCGAGGGCGCCCTCCTTTTCCCGATGGCCGATTTCAGGCCTGAACACCTGCCCCTTCAGCAAGGGAAGCGGATCGTGCTTCATTGCGGCTCGGGAGCGCGATCCCGAAAAGTGGGCCAGAAATGCCTGGCCGCCGGGATGGAGAAGATGGCGCACATGGAAGGTGGCTTCGGCGCCTGGAAGGAAGAACAGCTTCCCTATATCGGAACGGACATGGCCTCAGGCGCGCCAAAGAAGATGCCCGCCTGA
- a CDS encoding TetR family transcriptional regulator C-terminal domain-containing protein, whose protein sequence is MDSPSPKKRARTRIQTEKRELILEAALEVFAQHGFRGATIDQIADAAGMSKPNLLYYFRSKDDIHRTLIQRLLETWLAPLKELDDIGDPLTELRDYIRRKLEMARDYPRESRLFANEILQGAPRIMPMLEGELKALVDDKAKVIQGWMRAGKIARTDPWHLIFSIWATTQHYADFDVQVRAVLGPDRGGDGRFEDAARFLEQLFMEGLRPKA, encoded by the coding sequence GTGGATTCGCCGTCACCGAAGAAAAGGGCCCGGACGCGCATCCAGACCGAGAAGCGCGAGCTGATCCTCGAGGCCGCCCTCGAAGTCTTCGCCCAGCACGGTTTCCGCGGCGCCACCATCGACCAGATCGCCGACGCCGCCGGCATGTCGAAGCCCAACCTGCTCTATTACTTCCGCAGCAAGGACGACATCCACCGCACGCTGATCCAGCGTCTTCTGGAAACCTGGTTGGCGCCGCTCAAGGAACTCGACGACATCGGCGACCCGCTGACCGAGTTGCGGGACTATATTCGCCGCAAGCTGGAGATGGCGCGCGACTATCCGCGCGAAAGCCGCCTCTTCGCCAACGAGATCCTGCAAGGCGCCCCGCGCATCATGCCGATGCTGGAGGGCGAACTGAAGGCGCTGGTCGACGACAAGGCCAAGGTGATCCAGGGCTGGATGCGCGCCGGCAAGATCGCCCGCACCGATCCCTGGCACCTGATCTTCTCGATCTGGGCGACGACCCAGCACTACGCCGATTTCGACGTCCAGGTGCGGGCCGTGCTCGGCCCCGACCGCGGCGGTGACGGCCGCTTCGAGGATGCCGCGCGGTTCCTCGAACAGTTGTTCATGGAAGGGTTGAGGCCGAAGGCGTAG
- a CDS encoding MBL fold metallo-hydrolase, producing the protein MVAFYEEPTGSVQYVAIDENTKQCALIDIVLGFDPASATTDTKAAEEVLRFVERDGLEVAWILDTHPHADHLMASHWLKERTGAQTAIGEKVGDVAELWRELYNTPTAFDPERDFDRLLKGGETFQVGSLPVSVLFSPGHTLASITYLVGDDAAFVHDTFMHVDFGTARTDFPGGSARTLYGTLQKLLDLPDETRLFVGHDYGTEERDEPAWEATVATHREHNKHVGGGVSEEEFVRLREERDASLGLPDRMLFALQVNLRGGRLPPAEADGNHYFRIPANRF; encoded by the coding sequence GTGGTCGCTTTCTACGAGGAGCCTACCGGCAGCGTCCAGTATGTCGCCATCGACGAGAACACGAAACAATGCGCCTTGATCGACATTGTTTTGGGGTTCGATCCGGCTTCCGCCACGACCGATACCAAAGCCGCCGAAGAGGTTCTGCGCTTTGTCGAACGCGACGGGTTGGAGGTTGCCTGGATTCTGGACACCCACCCCCATGCCGATCACCTGATGGCTTCGCACTGGCTGAAAGAGAGAACCGGCGCCCAGACCGCGATTGGCGAGAAAGTCGGGGACGTGGCTGAACTGTGGAGAGAGCTCTACAACACACCAACCGCATTTGATCCCGAGCGCGACTTCGACCGGCTGCTGAAAGGCGGAGAAACGTTCCAGGTCGGCAGTCTGCCCGTAAGCGTGCTCTTTTCACCCGGCCACACCCTGGCTTCGATCACCTACCTGGTCGGGGACGATGCCGCGTTCGTTCACGACACCTTCATGCATGTGGATTTCGGCACCGCCCGCACGGATTTCCCCGGCGGGTCGGCGCGGACGCTTTACGGGACGTTGCAGAAGCTCCTGGACCTGCCGGACGAGACGCGGCTGTTTGTCGGGCACGATTACGGCACCGAAGAGCGTGACGAACCCGCATGGGAAGCGACGGTGGCGACGCATCGCGAGCACAACAAGCATGTGGGCGGCGGCGTGTCGGAAGAGGAGTTCGTGCGCCTGCGGGAGGAGCGCGACGCCAGCCTCGGTCTGCCCGACCGGATGCTGTTTGCGCTCCAGGTCAATTTGCGCGGCGGTCGCCTCCCGCCTGCGGAGGCAGACGGAAACCACTATTTCCGCATTCCGGCCAATCGGTTTTGA